A window from Theobroma cacao cultivar B97-61/B2 chromosome 3, Criollo_cocoa_genome_V2, whole genome shotgun sequence encodes these proteins:
- the LOC18605643 gene encoding DNA-directed primase/polymerase protein isoform X2 — protein MAKKGNASTMDDVDRLFECFKCGISPPQSAVRERKRRKSKLNQENSARKVSASPCTPSLGSAEQGKETPNNAQLSVGKCVSTMVKVGKFSGGKRISPVIFYGSPHGIPPKRPLSLLRLLHEIRIELSEQEKFNLRTEVWATFPRQDEAVKFAKGHANALVFSYQDHYSGQRRYLASTYEEFWKRYKIMDSKLRHHYEVIQEGFPCHLYFDLEFNKRDNVGRDGDEMVDLLISVILEALLEKYSINGNQDWVVELDSSTEEKFSRHLIMRIPKTAFKDNSHVGAFVAEICSRIASARERDKRFETLYVKNASTSAESPGQLFVDTAVYSRNRCFRLALSSKAGKASFLLPTGRFKCKEMGEVDMFMASLICNMDVDCEKFLVCKMELDCVKTLHFETEVTSNFGRYCRAPQENTYISDVSTTYLTGKSPFPSLDEFIESIASTGNASGKIRSWYWFSEYGLIVYSMSRNRYCERIGREHKSNHVMYVVDMRRAAYYQKCYDPDCKGYRSPLRPIPTDCIPDSSFFFDSRQIVDDDGLTSNDLEYQFVNNDNGRVLLYSNESDIDDCTKDSWWLEAVKVADNIDSKPERLMFNDMENMSDEDDDWWVAVERTASQAELKHLS, from the exons ATGGCGAAGAAGGGAAATGCGAGCACAATGGATGACGTTGATCGGTTGTTCGAATGCTTCAAGTGTGGCATCTCTCCTCCTC aaTCTGCTgtaagggaaagaaaaagacgTAAAAGCAAGCTGAATCAAGAAAATTCAGCAAGAAAGGTCTCTGCATCACCTTGTACGCCTTCCTTAGGATCAGCCGAACAAGGAAAGGAAACTCCAAACAATGCACAACTCTCCGTTGGGAAG TGTGTTTCAACAATGGTGAAGGTCGGAAAATTTAGCGGTGGGAAACGGATCTCACCAGTTATATTTTATGGGTCTCCACATGGCATCCCTCCAAAAAGGCCATTGAGTCTGCTGCGTTTGTTACATGAAATTCGCATTGAACTCAGTGAACAAGAGAAATTCAATTTAAG AACAGAAGTATGGGCTACATTTCCAAGACAGGATGAAGCAGTAAAGTTTGCTAAAGGACATGCCAATGcacttgtttttagttatcAAGACCACTATAGTGGGCAAAGAAGATATCTTGCTTCTACATATGAGGAGTTCTGGAAGAG GTACAAAATTATGGATTCAAAACTTCGCCATCACTACGAAGTGATTCAGGAG GGTTTTCCATGCCACCTGTATTtcgatttggagttcaatAAGAGAGACAATGTGGGAAGGGATGGAGACGAAATGGTTGATCTCTTGATTTCGGTCATTCTAGAGGCCTTACTTGAAAAATATTCTATCAATGGAAATCAAGATTGGGTGGTGGAACTTGATTCATCTACAGAAG AGAAGTTTTCCCGCCATTTGATCATGCGCATACCAAAGACAGCATTTAAGGACAACTCACATGTGGGTGCATTTGTTGCAGAG ATATGCTCACGTATAGCAAGTGCAAGGGAAAGGGATAAAAGGTTTGAAACATTATATGTGAAAAATGCTTCGACCTCTGCTGAATCACCTGGCCAACTTTTTGTGGACACTGCTGTATATTCTAGAAATCGATGCTTTCGTCTGGCTCTATCATCAAAGGCAGGAAAGGCTTCCTTCCTCTTACCTACCGGGCGATTCAAATGTAAGGAAATG GGTGAGGTGGACATGTTCATGGCATCCCTAATCTGCAACATGGATGTTGATTGTGAGAAATTTTTGGTGTGCAAGATGGAATTAGATTGTGTCAAGACTCTGCACTTTGAGACAGAG GTAACCAGTAATTTTGGAAGATATTGCAGAGCTCCTCAAGAAAACACTTACATTAGTGATGTTTCTACAACATACTTAACGGGAAAGTCACCCTTCCCATCTTTGGATGAATTTATAGAATCAATTGCCTCCACCGGGAATGCATCAG GGAAAATTCGAAGCTGGTATTGGTTCTCTGAGTATGGATTAATTGTTTACAGCATGTCAAGAAATAGATACTGTGAGCGAATTGGTAGAGAGCATAAGAGCAATCATG TGATGTATGTTGTTGATATGAGAAGGGCAGCTTATTATCAGAAATGTTATGATCCAGATTGCAAAG GTTACCGATCTCCCTTGCGTCCAATCCCAACGGACTGCATCCCtgattcttcatttttctttgattctAGACAGATAGTCGATGACGATGGGTTAACAAGTAACGATCTTGAATATCAATTTGTCAACAATGACAATGGAAGGGTCTTGCTTTACAGCAATGAAAGTGATATAGATGACTGCACTAAAGATTCATGGTGGCTTGAAGCTGTAAAAGTTGCAGACAATATTGACAGCAAGCCAGAAAGACTGATGTTCAATGACATG GAAAACATGAGCGATGAAGATGACGACTGGTGGGTAGCAGTCGAAAGGACTGCATCTCAGGCAGAGCTTAAGCACTTAAGCTAA
- the LOC18605643 gene encoding DNA-directed primase/polymerase protein isoform X1 translates to MAKKGNASTMDDVDRLFECFKCGISPPQSAVRERKRRKSKLNQENSARKVSASPCTPSLGSAEQGKETPNNAQLSVGKCVSTMVKVGKFSGGKRISPVIFYGSPHGIPPKRPLSLLRLLHEIRIELSEQEKFNLRTEVWATFPRQDEAVKFAKGHANALVFSYQDHYSGQRRYLASTYEEFWKRYKIMDSKLRHHYEVIQEGFPCHLYFDLEFNKRDNVGRDGDEMVDLLISVILEALLEKYSINGNQDWVVELDSSTEEKFSRHLIMRIPKTAFKDNSHVGAFVAEICSRIASARERDKRFETLYVKNASTSAESPGQLFVDTAVYSRNRCFRLALSSKAGKASFLLPTGRFKCKEMGEVDMFMASLICNMDVDCEKFLVCKMELDCVKTLHFETEVTSNFGRYCRAPQENTYISDVSTTYLTGKSPFPSLDEFIESIASTGNASGKIRSWYWFSEYGLIVYSMSRNRYCERIGREHKSNHVMYVVDMRRAAYYQKCYDPDCKAGYRSPLRPIPTDCIPDSSFFFDSRQIVDDDGLTSNDLEYQFVNNDNGRVLLYSNESDIDDCTKDSWWLEAVKVADNIDSKPERLMFNDMENMSDEDDDWWVAVERTASQAELKHLS, encoded by the exons ATGGCGAAGAAGGGAAATGCGAGCACAATGGATGACGTTGATCGGTTGTTCGAATGCTTCAAGTGTGGCATCTCTCCTCCTC aaTCTGCTgtaagggaaagaaaaagacgTAAAAGCAAGCTGAATCAAGAAAATTCAGCAAGAAAGGTCTCTGCATCACCTTGTACGCCTTCCTTAGGATCAGCCGAACAAGGAAAGGAAACTCCAAACAATGCACAACTCTCCGTTGGGAAG TGTGTTTCAACAATGGTGAAGGTCGGAAAATTTAGCGGTGGGAAACGGATCTCACCAGTTATATTTTATGGGTCTCCACATGGCATCCCTCCAAAAAGGCCATTGAGTCTGCTGCGTTTGTTACATGAAATTCGCATTGAACTCAGTGAACAAGAGAAATTCAATTTAAG AACAGAAGTATGGGCTACATTTCCAAGACAGGATGAAGCAGTAAAGTTTGCTAAAGGACATGCCAATGcacttgtttttagttatcAAGACCACTATAGTGGGCAAAGAAGATATCTTGCTTCTACATATGAGGAGTTCTGGAAGAG GTACAAAATTATGGATTCAAAACTTCGCCATCACTACGAAGTGATTCAGGAG GGTTTTCCATGCCACCTGTATTtcgatttggagttcaatAAGAGAGACAATGTGGGAAGGGATGGAGACGAAATGGTTGATCTCTTGATTTCGGTCATTCTAGAGGCCTTACTTGAAAAATATTCTATCAATGGAAATCAAGATTGGGTGGTGGAACTTGATTCATCTACAGAAG AGAAGTTTTCCCGCCATTTGATCATGCGCATACCAAAGACAGCATTTAAGGACAACTCACATGTGGGTGCATTTGTTGCAGAG ATATGCTCACGTATAGCAAGTGCAAGGGAAAGGGATAAAAGGTTTGAAACATTATATGTGAAAAATGCTTCGACCTCTGCTGAATCACCTGGCCAACTTTTTGTGGACACTGCTGTATATTCTAGAAATCGATGCTTTCGTCTGGCTCTATCATCAAAGGCAGGAAAGGCTTCCTTCCTCTTACCTACCGGGCGATTCAAATGTAAGGAAATG GGTGAGGTGGACATGTTCATGGCATCCCTAATCTGCAACATGGATGTTGATTGTGAGAAATTTTTGGTGTGCAAGATGGAATTAGATTGTGTCAAGACTCTGCACTTTGAGACAGAG GTAACCAGTAATTTTGGAAGATATTGCAGAGCTCCTCAAGAAAACACTTACATTAGTGATGTTTCTACAACATACTTAACGGGAAAGTCACCCTTCCCATCTTTGGATGAATTTATAGAATCAATTGCCTCCACCGGGAATGCATCAG GGAAAATTCGAAGCTGGTATTGGTTCTCTGAGTATGGATTAATTGTTTACAGCATGTCAAGAAATAGATACTGTGAGCGAATTGGTAGAGAGCATAAGAGCAATCATG TGATGTATGTTGTTGATATGAGAAGGGCAGCTTATTATCAGAAATGTTATGATCCAGATTGCAAAG CAGGTTACCGATCTCCCTTGCGTCCAATCCCAACGGACTGCATCCCtgattcttcatttttctttgattctAGACAGATAGTCGATGACGATGGGTTAACAAGTAACGATCTTGAATATCAATTTGTCAACAATGACAATGGAAGGGTCTTGCTTTACAGCAATGAAAGTGATATAGATGACTGCACTAAAGATTCATGGTGGCTTGAAGCTGTAAAAGTTGCAGACAATATTGACAGCAAGCCAGAAAGACTGATGTTCAATGACATG GAAAACATGAGCGATGAAGATGACGACTGGTGGGTAGCAGTCGAAAGGACTGCATCTCAGGCAGAGCTTAAGCACTTAAGCTAA
- the LOC18605643 gene encoding DNA-directed primase/polymerase protein isoform X3, translating into MAKKGNASTMDDVDRLFECFKCGISPPQSAVRERKRRKSKLNQENSARKVSASPCTPSLGSAEQGKETPNNAQLSVGKCVSTMVKVGKFSGGKRISPVIFYGSPHGIPPKRPLSLLRLLHEIRIELSEQEKFNLRTEVWATFPRQDEAVKFAKGHANALVFSYQDHYSGQRRYLASTYEEFWKRYKIMDSKLRHHYEVIQEGFPCHLYFDLEFNKRDNVGRDGDEMVDLLISVILEALLEKYSINGNQDWVVELDSSTEEKFSRHLIMRIPKTAFKDNSHVGAFVAEICSRIASARERDKRFETLYVKNASTSAESPGQLFVDTAVYSRNRCFRLALSSKAGKASFLLPTGRFKCKEMGEVDMFMASLICNMDVDCEKFLVCKMELDCVKTLHFETEVTSNFGRYCRAPQENTYISDVSTTYLTGKSPFPSLDEFIESIASTGNASGKIRSWYWFSEYGLIVYSMSRNRYCERIGREHKSNHVMYVVDMRRAAYYQKCYDPDCKDR; encoded by the exons ATGGCGAAGAAGGGAAATGCGAGCACAATGGATGACGTTGATCGGTTGTTCGAATGCTTCAAGTGTGGCATCTCTCCTCCTC aaTCTGCTgtaagggaaagaaaaagacgTAAAAGCAAGCTGAATCAAGAAAATTCAGCAAGAAAGGTCTCTGCATCACCTTGTACGCCTTCCTTAGGATCAGCCGAACAAGGAAAGGAAACTCCAAACAATGCACAACTCTCCGTTGGGAAG TGTGTTTCAACAATGGTGAAGGTCGGAAAATTTAGCGGTGGGAAACGGATCTCACCAGTTATATTTTATGGGTCTCCACATGGCATCCCTCCAAAAAGGCCATTGAGTCTGCTGCGTTTGTTACATGAAATTCGCATTGAACTCAGTGAACAAGAGAAATTCAATTTAAG AACAGAAGTATGGGCTACATTTCCAAGACAGGATGAAGCAGTAAAGTTTGCTAAAGGACATGCCAATGcacttgtttttagttatcAAGACCACTATAGTGGGCAAAGAAGATATCTTGCTTCTACATATGAGGAGTTCTGGAAGAG GTACAAAATTATGGATTCAAAACTTCGCCATCACTACGAAGTGATTCAGGAG GGTTTTCCATGCCACCTGTATTtcgatttggagttcaatAAGAGAGACAATGTGGGAAGGGATGGAGACGAAATGGTTGATCTCTTGATTTCGGTCATTCTAGAGGCCTTACTTGAAAAATATTCTATCAATGGAAATCAAGATTGGGTGGTGGAACTTGATTCATCTACAGAAG AGAAGTTTTCCCGCCATTTGATCATGCGCATACCAAAGACAGCATTTAAGGACAACTCACATGTGGGTGCATTTGTTGCAGAG ATATGCTCACGTATAGCAAGTGCAAGGGAAAGGGATAAAAGGTTTGAAACATTATATGTGAAAAATGCTTCGACCTCTGCTGAATCACCTGGCCAACTTTTTGTGGACACTGCTGTATATTCTAGAAATCGATGCTTTCGTCTGGCTCTATCATCAAAGGCAGGAAAGGCTTCCTTCCTCTTACCTACCGGGCGATTCAAATGTAAGGAAATG GGTGAGGTGGACATGTTCATGGCATCCCTAATCTGCAACATGGATGTTGATTGTGAGAAATTTTTGGTGTGCAAGATGGAATTAGATTGTGTCAAGACTCTGCACTTTGAGACAGAG GTAACCAGTAATTTTGGAAGATATTGCAGAGCTCCTCAAGAAAACACTTACATTAGTGATGTTTCTACAACATACTTAACGGGAAAGTCACCCTTCCCATCTTTGGATGAATTTATAGAATCAATTGCCTCCACCGGGAATGCATCAG GGAAAATTCGAAGCTGGTATTGGTTCTCTGAGTATGGATTAATTGTTTACAGCATGTCAAGAAATAGATACTGTGAGCGAATTGGTAGAGAGCATAAGAGCAATCATG TGATGTATGTTGTTGATATGAGAAGGGCAGCTTATTATCAGAAATGTTATGATCCAGATTGCAAAG ACAGATAG
- the LOC18605644 gene encoding delta(1)-pyrroline-2-carboxylate reductase yields MASKPNPTNNRSPKSTSISNPPSSINSPIFFSSESLHSMLSHHTLIQHFHSSLPTVSSTINTLIRQNYPVSPSSSLLLMPSWSSSPSLPYIGVKLVTYFPQNSTLNLPCVHANYVLFGSITGQPLASMDGTVLTLYRTACVSGLASKILARNDSKVLVMIGAGALAPHLIKAHLAANPSLQKVIIWNRTIKKAADLAENLQGNNEYNGVCFESNESLEGIVELGDIVSCATNAEVALVKGEKLKAGAHLDLVGSFMHTMKECDDEAIRRGRVYVDNAAALVEAGELVGAFERGVIGKEDIGGNLVELIKGEKVGRTNSEEITVFKSVGSAVVDILAAQLVYETYTKNKC; encoded by the coding sequence ATGGCTTCGAAACCAAACCCAACCAACAATAGAAGTCCCAAGAGCACCAGCATCAGTAATCCTCCCAGTAGCATCAATTCCCCGATCTTCTTCTCCTCTGAGTCTCTTCACTCCATGCTTTCCCACCACACCTTAATCCAACACTTTCATTCTTCTCTCCCCACAGTCTCCTCCACTATCAATACCCTTATCCGCCAAAACTACCCCGTTTCACCATCCTCCTCTCTTCTCCTCATGCCTTCCTGGTCTTCATCCCCATCTCTTCCCTACATAGGCGTCAAGCTCGTCACTTATTTCCCGCAGAACTCCACCCTAAACTTACCTTGTGTTCATGCTAATTACGTACTCTTCGGCTCAATAACAGGGCAACCTTTGGCATCAATGGATGGAACTGTATTGACCCTTTACAGGACGGCATGCGTATCAGGCTTAGCTTCGAAAATATTGGCAAGAAATGACAGCAAAGTCCTCGTCATGATCGGTGCAGGCGCATTGGCACCTCATTTGATCAAAGCCCACTTAGCAGCCAATCCCAGTTTGCAAAAGGTGATAATTTGGAACAGAACGATTAAGAAGGCCGCCGACTTGGCTGAGAATCTGCAAGGAAACAacgaatataatggggtttgtTTCGAGAGCAATGAGTCACTGGAGGGAATCGTTGAACTAGGAGATATTGTCAGCTGTGCTACAAATGCTGAAGTGGCGCTTGTTAAAGGCGAGAAACTCAAGGCAGGGGCGCACTTGGATTTGGTTGGCTCGTTTATGCATACAATGAAGGAATGTGATGATGAGGCAATAAGACGAGGGAGAGTTTACGTTGATAATGCAGCGGCTCTGGTAGAGGCAGGAGAGCTGGTGGGTGCTTTCGAGAGAGGGGTGATTGGGAAGGAAGATATTGGGGGAAATTTGGTTGAGCTGATCAAGGGAGAGAAGGTAGGGAGGACAAATTCTGAGGAGATTACTGTGTTTAAATCTGTTGGTTCTGCCGTTGTGGATATCCTAGCAGCACAATTGGTCTACGAAACCTATACGAAGAACAAGTGTTGA
- the LOC18605645 gene encoding uncharacterized protein At3g49140 isoform X2, which produces MMMMRIESALAVRFPAGANFCSSSALHHYRPTCSSDEVTCCHVTSRRLFRRGGFDLTWDRFRRINSGSLLRRTLIKNKIRATAEHLGSASDPTKQNRRPHYHPFEDIGEATSKNSNDAILSAAETTRTIIKVNSKATLMFTGIINDEVHENIMWPDLPYVTDEHGNVYFQVKSDEDIMQSLTLENNFVQVIIGFDTTEIMKEIELSGPSDIDFGIEEIEDEDSDVEDVDEDEDDHAEEEDYDEEWVAALEDEDDQDDSDETLGDWAKLETMRSSHPMYFAKKLTEVASDDPIDWMEQPSDGLAIQGLIRPAFVEEHSEIQKHMSSNQSRSSDTSQVEKVVEDKLEDLGIINGQSNELGWSGDSSTISEEPEKKEISINGSSFYKLEIVKIQLITAHGHQTVVELEDFKQAQPDAIAQSAAKIISCLKAGGEKTTQALKSLCWRCKSIQVEEVAIIGIDSLGFDLRVCCGPQIQTLRFAFNTRATSEYSAERQLNDLLFPRSHQKPQKRTQAHQNEC; this is translated from the exons atgatgatgatgaggattGAATCAGCTTTGGCCGTTCGATTCCCTGCCGGTGCAAACTTCTGTTCCTCCTCCGCCTTACACC ATTATCGTCCTACGTGCAGCTCCGATGAGGTTACTTGTTGCCACGTCACCTCCCGCCGGCTGTTTCGCCGTGGCGGCTTCGACCTAACGTG GGATAGATTTCGAAGAATAAACAGTGGTTCTCTTTTGAGAAGGACTCTCATAAAGAATAAGATTCGAGCAACAGCAGAGCATTTAGGTTCTGCATCTGATCCTACCAAGCAGAACAGAAGGCCACATTACCATCCATTTGAGGATATTGGTGAGGCAACATCTAAAAATAGCAATGATGCTATACTTTCTGCTGCAGAAACAACTAGGACCATCATCAAG GTGAATAGTAAAGCAACACTGATGTTTACGGGGATAATTAATGATGAAgttcatgaaaatattatgtggCCAGACTTGCCTTATGTAACTGATGAACATGGAA ATGTATACTTTCAAGTGAAAAGTGATGAAGATATAATGCAAAGTCTTACTTTGGAAAATAACTTTGTG CAAGTCATTATAGGCTTTGACACAACGGAAATAATGAAGGAAATCGAGTTATCAGGTCCATCAGATATTGATTTTGGGATTGAGGAAATTGAAGATGAAGATAGTGATGTTGAAGATGTAGATGAGGATGAGGATGATCATGCTGAAGAAGAAGATTATGATGAG GAGTGGGTTGCTGCTCTTGAGGATGAAGATGATCAAGATGACTCTGATGAAACACTTGGAGACTGGGCAAAATTGGAGACTATGCGATCCTCCCATCCAATGTATTTTGCCAAAAAGTTGACTGAG GTTGCTTCAGATGACCCTATAGACTGGATGGAGCAACCATCGGATGGTTTAGCTATCCAAGGCCTTATAAGGCCTGCCTTTGTTGAAGAACATTCTGAAATTCAGAAGCATATGTCTAGCAATCAGTCCCGTAGTTCTGATACAAGTCAGGTTGAGAAAGTTGTGGAAGACAAATTGGAAGATCTTGGCATAATTAATGGTCAGAGTAATGAATTAGGCTGGTCAGGAGATAGTTCAACAATATCAGAAGAAccagagaaaaaggaaatctCAATAAATGGGTCTTCATTTTACAAGTTGGAGATAGTTAAAATTCAGCTAATTACGGCGCATGGACATCAG ACAGTTGTTGAATTAGAAGACTTCAAGCAAGCTCAACCTGATGCTATTGCACAGTCAGCTGCCAAAATTATATCTTGCCTGAAAGCTGGTGGAGAGAAGACCACACAAGCGCTCAAATCACTCTGTTGGAGATGCAAGAGCATCCAAGTGGAG GAGGTAGCTATTATCGGTATAGATTCCCTTGGATTTGACTTGAGAGTTTGCTGTGGCCCCCAAATCCAAACCTTAAGATTTGCATTTAATACCCGG GCCACTTCAGAGTATAGTGCTGAGAGACAGCTTAATGACTTACTGTTCCCAAGGAGCCATCAAAAGCCACAAAAAAGAACACAGGCTCATCAAAATGAATGCTAA
- the LOC18605645 gene encoding uncharacterized protein At3g49140 isoform X1, with translation MMMMRIESALAVRFPAGANFCSSSALHLDYRPTCSSDEVTCCHVTSRRLFRRGGFDLTWDRFRRINSGSLLRRTLIKNKIRATAEHLGSASDPTKQNRRPHYHPFEDIGEATSKNSNDAILSAAETTRTIIKVNSKATLMFTGIINDEVHENIMWPDLPYVTDEHGNVYFQVKSDEDIMQSLTLENNFVQVIIGFDTTEIMKEIELSGPSDIDFGIEEIEDEDSDVEDVDEDEDDHAEEEDYDEEWVAALEDEDDQDDSDETLGDWAKLETMRSSHPMYFAKKLTEVASDDPIDWMEQPSDGLAIQGLIRPAFVEEHSEIQKHMSSNQSRSSDTSQVEKVVEDKLEDLGIINGQSNELGWSGDSSTISEEPEKKEISINGSSFYKLEIVKIQLITAHGHQTVVELEDFKQAQPDAIAQSAAKIISCLKAGGEKTTQALKSLCWRCKSIQVEEVAIIGIDSLGFDLRVCCGPQIQTLRFAFNTRATSEYSAERQLNDLLFPRSHQKPQKRTQAHQNEC, from the exons atgatgatgatgaggattGAATCAGCTTTGGCCGTTCGATTCCCTGCCGGTGCAAACTTCTGTTCCTCCTCCGCCTTACACC TAGATTATCGTCCTACGTGCAGCTCCGATGAGGTTACTTGTTGCCACGTCACCTCCCGCCGGCTGTTTCGCCGTGGCGGCTTCGACCTAACGTG GGATAGATTTCGAAGAATAAACAGTGGTTCTCTTTTGAGAAGGACTCTCATAAAGAATAAGATTCGAGCAACAGCAGAGCATTTAGGTTCTGCATCTGATCCTACCAAGCAGAACAGAAGGCCACATTACCATCCATTTGAGGATATTGGTGAGGCAACATCTAAAAATAGCAATGATGCTATACTTTCTGCTGCAGAAACAACTAGGACCATCATCAAG GTGAATAGTAAAGCAACACTGATGTTTACGGGGATAATTAATGATGAAgttcatgaaaatattatgtggCCAGACTTGCCTTATGTAACTGATGAACATGGAA ATGTATACTTTCAAGTGAAAAGTGATGAAGATATAATGCAAAGTCTTACTTTGGAAAATAACTTTGTG CAAGTCATTATAGGCTTTGACACAACGGAAATAATGAAGGAAATCGAGTTATCAGGTCCATCAGATATTGATTTTGGGATTGAGGAAATTGAAGATGAAGATAGTGATGTTGAAGATGTAGATGAGGATGAGGATGATCATGCTGAAGAAGAAGATTATGATGAG GAGTGGGTTGCTGCTCTTGAGGATGAAGATGATCAAGATGACTCTGATGAAACACTTGGAGACTGGGCAAAATTGGAGACTATGCGATCCTCCCATCCAATGTATTTTGCCAAAAAGTTGACTGAG GTTGCTTCAGATGACCCTATAGACTGGATGGAGCAACCATCGGATGGTTTAGCTATCCAAGGCCTTATAAGGCCTGCCTTTGTTGAAGAACATTCTGAAATTCAGAAGCATATGTCTAGCAATCAGTCCCGTAGTTCTGATACAAGTCAGGTTGAGAAAGTTGTGGAAGACAAATTGGAAGATCTTGGCATAATTAATGGTCAGAGTAATGAATTAGGCTGGTCAGGAGATAGTTCAACAATATCAGAAGAAccagagaaaaaggaaatctCAATAAATGGGTCTTCATTTTACAAGTTGGAGATAGTTAAAATTCAGCTAATTACGGCGCATGGACATCAG ACAGTTGTTGAATTAGAAGACTTCAAGCAAGCTCAACCTGATGCTATTGCACAGTCAGCTGCCAAAATTATATCTTGCCTGAAAGCTGGTGGAGAGAAGACCACACAAGCGCTCAAATCACTCTGTTGGAGATGCAAGAGCATCCAAGTGGAG GAGGTAGCTATTATCGGTATAGATTCCCTTGGATTTGACTTGAGAGTTTGCTGTGGCCCCCAAATCCAAACCTTAAGATTTGCATTTAATACCCGG GCCACTTCAGAGTATAGTGCTGAGAGACAGCTTAATGACTTACTGTTCCCAAGGAGCCATCAAAAGCCACAAAAAAGAACACAGGCTCATCAAAATGAATGCTAA
- the LOC18605646 gene encoding pentatricopeptide repeat-containing protein At4g21190 has protein sequence MLCCRYALPLITKTTGSPRNTVVCAAKGPRPRYPRVWKSRRRIGTVSKSAKLVSCVKELSNVKEEVYGALDSFIAWELEFPLITVKKALKILQNEQEWKRIIQVVKWMLSKGQGRTMGTYFTLLNALAEDGRLDEAEELWAKLFSDNLESTPRIFFDKMISIYYHKGMHDKMFEVFADMEELGVKPSVSVVSMVGNVFQQLGMLDKYDKLNKKYPPPKWEYRYIKGKRVKIKVKQLEEFDKIAKGVTEDKETDENYDI, from the exons ATGCTTTGTTGTAGATATGCTTTGCCACTTATTACTAAAACAACCGGGAGCCCAAGGAATACGGTG GTATGCGCTGCAAAAGGTCCAAGACCAAGATATCCTCGGGTATGGAAATCAAGGAGGAGAATTGGGACTGTTTCAAAATCAGCAAAGCTTGTTAGTTGT GTAAAGGAATTGTCAAATGTCAAGGAGGAAGTTTACGGGGCACTTGACTCCTTTATTGCATGGGAACTAGAGTTCCCTCTAATTACGGTGAAGAAAGCATTGAAGATCCTTCAGAATGAACAAGAATGGAAGAGAATAATTCAG GTGGTAAAGTGGATGTTAAGCAAAGGTCAAGGAAGAACGATGGGAACCTATTTCACCTTACTGAATGCTTTAGCAGAGGATGGGAGACTTGATGAGGCTGAAGAGCTGTGGGCAAAACTCTTTTCTGATAATTTAGAAAGTACTCCGCGtattttctttgataaaatGATTTCTATTTACTATCACAAGGGCATGCATGATAAGATGTTTGAG GTATTTGCTGACATGGAAGAGCTTGGTGTCAAACCCAGTGTTTCTGTTGTTTCAATGGTTGGAAATGTCTTCCAACAGTTGGGAATGTTGGACAAGTACGacaaattaaataagaaatatCCACCACCAAAATGGGAATATCGATACATCAAAGGAAAGCGtgttaaaatcaaagtaaagCAGCTAGAGGaatttgataaaattgccaaAGGTGTCACTGAAGATAAGGAAACTGACGAGAAT TATGACATCTAG